One genomic region from Henningerozyma blattae CBS 6284 chromosome 2, complete genome encodes:
- the PUB1 gene encoding Pub1p (similar to Saccharomyces cerevisiae PUB1 (YNL016W); ancestral locus Anc_2.306) — translation MSEEISSATTTPTVEQPVQEEFKQKEETGDISTTTAETASSNMTTEQTPAESSSEQTGDNDTEESANVVPANAIRGGRETSDKILYVGNLDKSINEDSLKQYFQVGGPIANVKIIVDKNNKYCNYAFVEYLKHHDANVALQTLNGKHIEKKIVKINWAFQSQQSSNDDTFNLFIGDLNIDVNDESLTAAFKDFPSFVQAHVMWDMQTGRSRGYGFASFSTQNDAQLAMDQMQGKELNGRPIRINWASKRDNQQGQQQSHNNGGFQNRRNNNNNNPNMFGSRNTNQMQGPPPPNMQMGVPPPQQGMNPVGPNGPHPPVVPLPVNPDAVEDMIRRAPPRVTTAYIGNLPRFATEADLIPLLQNFGFILDFKHYPDRGICFIKYDTHEQAAVCIVALANFPLQGRNLKTGWGKEKPTFMPQQQQQQQQQPGQLPPQAQLPPQAQMQMQQPPANMMPMMMGNAPNQPPQQQDQE, via the coding sequence atgtcTGAAGAAATTTCCAGTGCTACCACAACCCCAACTGTTGAACAACCTGTTCAAGAAGAATTCAAACAAAAGGAGGAAACTGGTGATATTTCAACCACTACCGCTGAAACTGCTTCTTCTAACATGACTACTGAACAAACTCCAGCAGAATCCTCTTCTGAACAAACTGGTGATAATGATACCGAAGAAAGTGCCAACGTTGTTCCTGCTAATGCCATCAGAGGCGGTAGAGAAACATCTGATAAGATCTTATATGTCGGTAACTTGGATAAATCTATCAATGAAGATTCCTTAAAGCAATATTTCCAAGTTGGTGGTCCAATCGCCAATGTCAAAATCATtgttgataaaaataataaatactGTAATTATGCCTttgttgaatatttaaagcaTCACGATGCTAATGTCGCTTTGCAAACTTTAAATGGTAAACATATcgaaaagaaaatagtCAAGATTAATTGGGCTTTCCAATCACAACAATCTTCTAATGATGatacttttaatttattcattgGTGATTTAAATATCGATGTCAACGATGAATCATTAACTGCTGCTTTCAAAGATTTCCCATCTTTTGTTCAAGCTCATGTTATGTGGGATATGCAAACCGGTAGATCGAGAGGTTATGGGTTTGCATCTTTCTCTACTCAAAATGATGCTCAATTAGCTATGGACCAAATGCAAggtaaagaattaaatggTAGACCAATTAGAATCAACTGGGCTTCCAAGCGTGATAACCAACAAGGTCAACAACAATCTCACAACAACGGTGGCTTCCAAAACCGtcgtaataataataacaacaatcCAAACATGTTTGGTTCTCGTAACACAAATCAAATGCAAGGTCCACCTCCCCCAAATATGCAAATGGGTGTCCCTCCTCCACAACAGGGTATGAACCCTGTAGGTCCAAATGGTCCTCATCCTCCAGTAGTTCCATTACCAGTCAACCCAGATGCTGTTGAAGATATGATTAGAAGAGCTCCTCCAAGAGTTACTACTGCTTATATCGGTAATCTACCTCGTTTTGCCACTGAAGCTGATTTAATCCcattattacaaaatttcGGGTTCATCTTAGATTTCAAACATTACCCAGACAGAGGTAtttgtttcattaaatatgaCACTCATGAACAAGCTGCTGTCTGTATTGTTGCATTGGCTAATTTCCCATTACAAGGTAGAAATTTGAAGACCGGTTGGGGTAAAGAGAAACCAACTTTCATGccacaacaacaacaacagcaacaacagcaaccAGGTCAATTACCTCCACAGGCTCAGTTACCTCCACAAGCacaaatgcaaatgcaacAACCTCCTGCTAACATGATGCCAATGATGATGGGTAATGCTCCAAATCAACCTCCACAACAGCAAGATCAAGAATAA
- the TBLA0B07180 gene encoding Sds3 domain-containing protein (similar to Saccharomyces cerevisiae SDS3 (YIL084C); ancestral locus Anc_2.301), protein MGSAATVTTTATSTSTALSNQEISRKDKRRHNLEIKVSKIYNNFINNKDVYYQERLTFLQTQLTTLHQGNNKEYLRKFKDLEEERDLELIRLRLFEEYRINRSRIEFQQDIKKAKDEHEKLIKLCKEKLYENIDYKIKKLQEERILLDFANAHSYAMDYSTLSFNNSNNYNGSKNSNGKFNSNNNMYNNEIDNGFKNTRSHTSSTWETSSNNEYLAGAAINNANNNLANGNLSNGRASRESGNESYNTTDTGFDNRRSLRRRRVGANTGGQTSNIEESNYGYSSATGAGSKKRKTGKSNNNSQDTNHTTNDAELFQSLADRPDLQRLLFGIEYVNANKDKKKGRNSQRYSNKSAPTLKSLNTEEVVDDINIIRHLTGQPQSPFKNP, encoded by the coding sequence ATGGGCTCTGCTGCAACTGTAACTACCACTGCTACATCTACATCTACAGCATTATCTAATCAAGAAATTTCACGAAAGGATAAACGAAGACATAATTTGGAAATCAAAGTAtccaaaatatataataatttcattaataacaaAGACGTTTATTATCAAGAACGATTAACTTTCTTGCAAACACAATTAACAACATTACATCAAGGTAACAATAAGGAATATTTGAGAAAATTCAAGGATCTCGAAGAAGAGAGGGATCTAGAATTGATTCGATtaagattatttgaagagTATCGCATTAATAGAAGTAGGATTGAATTTCAacaagatattaaaaaggCCAAAGATGAACATGAGAAACTAATCAAGTTATGCAAAGAGAAATTGTATGAAAATATAGATTacaagattaaaaaattacaagagGAAAGGATCTTATTAGATTTTGCAAATGCACATTCTTATGCTATGGATTATTCTACTTTAagctttaataattctaataattacAATGGTtcgaaaaattcaaatggtaaatttaacagcaataataacatgtacaataatgaaatagATAATGGCTTCAAAAATACAAGATCACATACTTCTAGCACATGGGAGACTTCATccaataatgaatatttagcAGGTGCTGCTATTAATAATGCAAACAATAATTTGGCAAATGGTAACTTATCTAATGGCCGTGCCAGTAGAGAATCTGGCAACGAAAGTTATAATACCACAGATACTGGGTTCGATAATAGAAGAAGTTTAAGACGTCGTAGAGTAGGGGCAAATACTGGTGGTCAAACAAgtaatattgaagaatcaAATTATGGTTATTCTTCAGCAACAGGCGCAGGTTCTAAAAAGAGGAAAACAGgaaaatctaataataattctcaaGATACTAATCATACTACAAATGATGCCGAATTATTTCAATCGTTAGCAGATAGGCCAGATTTACAACGATTGTTATTCGGAATAGAATATGTCAATGCTAACAAGGATAAGAAAAAGGGGAGAAACAGTCAAAGATATTCCAACAAAAGTGCTCCGACTTTAAAATCATTGAATACTGAAGAAGTAGTAGAcgatattaatataattcgTCATTTAACAGGTCAACCTCAATCTCCTTTTAAAAATCCTtga
- the AIM19 gene encoding Aim19p (similar to Saccharomyces cerevisiae YIL087C; ancestral locus Anc_2.297), giving the protein MDSSAASSNSISNKLSQLYRSAIPSGIQALALGITPLVSPSVLITNPNANGTTQKSITKRVFTSFLSSSKEYKYRIGPSNVTVLTFSLSQLLSSMMILDNDIENGTGFATAWSTLYLIVSGRGSMHALLRYGRIWPLTLTGLAGSNAFFYGKEYLRGGFH; this is encoded by the coding sequence ATGGATAGTTCAGCTGCATCATCTAATTCtatatctaataaattatctcAATTATATAGATCTGCAATCCCATCGGGCATTCAAGCTTTAGCTTTAGGGATCACCCCACTAGTGTCACCATCAGTATTAATAACGAATCCAAATGCTAACGGCACAACTCAAAAAAGTATAACAAAACGTGTCTTTACATCATTTTTAAGTAGTTCAAAGGAGTATAAATATAGAATTGGGCCAAGTAATGTAACTGTATTGactttttcattatctcAACTTCTCTCCAGTATGATGATACTGGATAATGATATCGAAAATGGTACTGGGTTCGCAACAGCTTGGTCAACTCTATACTTGATTGTAAGTGGGCGTGGAAGTATGCATGCTCTTTTGAGATATGGACGTATTTGGCCACTAACTTTAACTGGTTTGGCTGGTAGTaatgcttttttttatggTAAAGAATATCTACGTGGAGGCTTCCATTAA
- the SIW14 gene encoding putative tyrosine protein phosphatase SIW14 (similar to Saccharomyces cerevisiae SIW14 (YNL032W); ancestral locus Anc_2.296) has protein sequence MQNEDCRNKVQKSVEDNTSPSLSWMMQQDYGQDNAHNSLVAENSVEVQQVLAKFHNTSNNSPIVDAEVCSDAGNNQDKDKTVIEENTTNISRPNSLSIDIAKIDLVPPENFSSVVGGVYRSGLPRPENFPFLKKLGLRSILLLLPEPYSSEHINWMEENGIKLFQVGLSGNKEPFANIPAQLLTEALSVALDPSNQPLLIHCNRGKHRTGCVVGCIRKLQHWSLTMIFDEYRRFAFPKARALDQQCIELYDETEIQKYLDLNGLLPVPW, from the coding sequence ATGCAAAACGAGGATTGCCGAAATAAAGTGCAAAAATCTGTCGAAGATAATACTTCTCCAAGCCTTTCTTGGATGATGCAACAAGATTATGGTCAAGACAACGCACATAATAGTTTAGTAGCAGAAAATTCTGTAGAAGTACAGCAAGTACTTGCTAAATTCCACAATACTTCCAATAACTCTCCTATAGTGGATGCTGAAGTTTGTTCAGATGCGGGTAATAATCaagataaagataaaactgttattgaagaaaatactACTAATATATCCAGACCAAACAGTTTAAGCATAGATATAGCTAAGATTGACTTAGTCCCACCAGAGAATTTTAGTTCAGTTGTCGGTGGAGTTTATCGTAGTGGACTCCCGCGTCCAGAGAATTTCCCCTTTTTAAAGAAGCTAGGATTACGATCcatcttattattattaccgGAGCCTTATTCCTCTGAACATATTAATTGGATGGAAGAGAATGGGATTAAACTATTTCAAGTTGGCTTAAGCGGTAATAAAGAACCATTTGCTAATATTCCAGCACAACTATTGACCGAAGCATTATCTGTGGCACTGGACCCAAGTAATCAACCTTTATTAATACATTGCAACCGTGGGAAACATCGTACAGGTTGTGTTGTTGGATGTATACGAAAATTGCAACATTGGTCATTAACAATGATATTTGATGAATATAGAAGATTTGCATTCCCCAAGGCCCGTGCTTTAGATCAACAGTGCATAGAGCTTTATGATGAAacagaaattcaaaaatatttagatttaaatGGTCTTTTACCTGTACCATGGTAG
- the AVT7 gene encoding Avt7p (similar to Saccharomyces cerevisiae AVT7 (YIL088C); ancestral locus Anc_2.295), whose protein sequence is MTTATASIHSSIINLTKTIVGAGMLAIPFAFRNDGILVGILLTLLAAITSGFGLFVLAKCSKTLINPRNSSFFQLTMIAFPNLSPLSDISMIVQCFGVGLSYIVLIGDLFPTIFNNYGSRNFYILTSTIVIVPLCLLKRLDHLKYSSIVGLFALSYLSFLIVFVFIKDIILTNNLPPFERGSINWVSIYDFNGLLSTFTIIIFAYTGSMNLFTIINELNYNDIDSIKIVINHSIAISTIIFLIISIFGYLTFGTLTLGNIMLNYNYSNSLYIILGKLALGIMVILTFPLLFHPLRIACNNIIVWIILKYTGKKLHTTNVQTPIILRIDDQENESLLNSTDSLEQFHQSTTKSSTHTSSPLQNSSTYGSFHNDIEPNLENHLTTVYSRVSQESLRDECPALRFYTISAFLLISMFSIALNIKSFALVLSLVGATGSTSISFILPGLLGYILIGRDKISRCEQLSTSDICYKRLSLVLMVFGILVMFLSLYTTLVFDYN, encoded by the coding sequence ATGACTACTGCTACAGCTTCTATCCACTCATCCATTATTAACTTAACGAAAACTATCGTTGGTGCTGGTATGCTAGCCATTCCATTCGCCTTCCGTAACGATGGGATTCTAGTAGGTATTCTGTTAACTCTGCTAGCTGCCATCACCTCAGGCTTTGGTCTATTTGTCTTGGCAAAATGCTCAAAAACCTTAATCAATCCAAGGAATTCCTcatttttccaattaaCGATGATTGCATTCCCAAATTTATCTCCATTATCTGACATTTCCATGATTGTTCAATGTTTTGGAGTTGGTTTAAGTTATATTGTATTAATCGGTGATTTATTCCCAactattttcaataattatGGTTCTAGGAACTTTTATATCCTTACTTCAACAATTGTTATTGTACCACTTTGTTTGTTAAAGAGACTAGAccatttaaaatattcgAGTATTGTAGGTTTATTTGCTTTATCATACctatcatttttaatcgTTTTCgtttttattaaagacATTATCTTGACAAACAATTTACCTCCTTTTGAAAGAGGTTCCATTAATTGGGTTTCTATTTATGACTTTAATGGACTATTATCCACTTTTACAATAATCATTTTTGCCTACACTGGTTCGATGAATctttttacaattattaacgaattaaattataatgatattgattCTATTAAAATAGTGATTAATCATAGTATTGCCATTTCTACaattatctttttaattatttcaatttttggTTATTTAACATTTGGAACTCTCACGTTGGGTAATATAATGTTAAACTATAACTATTCTAATTCATTGTACATTATTTTAGGAAAATTGGCTCTTGGAATTATGGTTATCTTAACATtcccattattatttcatcCTTTAAGAATTGCATGTAATAACATTATTGTATggattattttaaaatatactGGGAAAAAATTGCATACTACAAACGTTCAAACCCCAATTATTCTACGCATCGACGatcaagaaaatgaatCTCTTTTGAATAGTACTGATTCATTAGAACAATTTCATCAATCAACAACTAAATCAAGTACTCATACATCATCTCCATTACAAAATAGCTCTACATATGGTTCCTTCCATAATGATATCGAACCTAATCTGGAGAATCATTTAACTACTGTTTACTCAAGAGTAAGTCAAGAATCCCTACGTGATGAATGTCCAGCTTTGAGATTTTACACCATATCAGCATTCCTCTTAATTTCAATGTTTTCCATAGCCTTAAATATCAAATCATTCGCGTTGGTATTGTCCTTGGTTGGTGCCACAGGTTCAACATCTATATCATTTATATTACCAGGCTTACTAGGCTATATCCTAATCGGGAGAGACAAAATATCCAGATGTGAACAATTATCAACAAGTGATATTTGTTACAAGAGATTGAGCTTGGTACTGATGGTATTTGGTATACTAGTGATGTTTTTGTCCTTGTATACAACATTAGTCTTTGACTATAATTga
- the TBLA0B07220 gene encoding uncharacterized protein: MESANTGYSNETTNNRQFNGELVSGIDTDNSASSDELSHQLAMVEEEEEEEEEEEEEEEEEEEEEEEDDDEIDNDTEGVDKINSAYHIGSIIKAIGGQTFEVINEKSAPKEVQEQFNKLLRKSRWGQYFTKFLTKYTLDSPSNISPINTQANPISLGSETDTCISTTSSSIHNLSTNPSSVSTNCLSNSKGKTIFDLYKYTVFFQCNSCMTPVKLYGNSTGNLPRHIKSHSKAIRRYISKKGKTPKLIKIIDNNNNELIPPPTDTTSTFQVTVQQQFNNINNETNSNPLQNANDFFKDISIDSLELLKRKSDTKLDTDSTSNTNIDPNNGNIININNNSNLVNSNNSISNMDINTNSQESIPTSKTFEVGNDVESLIQLHIVSFNQLIFHMRYNLPLNSVSDPIYNKAMISNSNLDSTSNISPIDVGLHLNEMLQRKLYKILEDAYGICLTIGHHVYSLPDSTDRLLTIIANFVPNSNYIQFMKFDNKAMDAIVNNYNQLQCKTVLGLLPMDNSNNLKISILKLLEKYNIQNKILSITTDKDLLNSNLIRHLSNNLKNIGSTLFTVNSITNILENILLPFLDYIKNLNDQNKMLFTKLKDFMTFIYRTDFTSTKEFLDPTSKKLEPHEIITPYNPVHWISEFRMILTFNNQYKNIKPYLKSKMKNQQNDTPNPENVSSKTSNNNTSIINLQSEGLNDPHQFSINELNFIRDIANSISELVTVYSMAENDSFNSTIFYLFFVKRVKKSFEKSENIIKQCDQYSYHQIIIAEAILSKKNYFNNVLNEIKDSIHFYILDFLTPFSKLQEMNTLFPGRNILNNRYHKNNNDSNINLIDKNDIIKYLKYYIDMDYNGGLGNGNIDETKVLINEIDTKLTKRYKEIKLYLAEDQLPIPSNINEYANTYSNFWITNRSRFPILSKLALSLSFSKSSTIDIRKFAFQSNDLIRNHFTSTRPIESNSLDILLAMKNYSSFFLSLMIQQIQSMTQII; this comes from the coding sequence ATGGAATCAGCAAATACAGGATATAGTAATGAAACCACTAATAATAGACAGTTTAATGGTGAATTAGTTTCAGGGATTGATACTGATAATTCTGCTTCCTCAGATGAGCTATCCCATCAACTAGCTATGGtagaagaggaagaagaagaagaagaagaagaagaagaagaagaagaagaagaagaagaagaagaagaagaggacGACGATGAGattgataatgatacaGAAGGCgttgataaaataaattctgCTTATCATATAGGCTCAATTATCAAAGCTATCGGTGGCCAAACTTTTGAAGTAATCAATGAAAAATCTGCTCCGAAGGAAGTACAAgaacaatttaataaattattaagaaaatcAAGATGGGGCCAATATTTCactaaatttttaacaaaatataCTCTAGATTCTCCTAGTAACATTTCTCCTATAAATACCCAAGCAAACCCTATTTCTCTTGGATCAGAAACAGATACATGTATATCAACTACTAGCAGCTCGATACATAATTTATCGACTAATCCATCCAGTGTATCTACAAATTGCCTATCAAATTCGAAGGGGAAGACTATATTTGatctttataaatataccGTCTTCTTCCAATGTAATTCTTGTATGACACCTGTAAAACTATACGGAAATTCTACAGGTAATTTACCAAGACACATTAAAAGTCATTCAAAAGCAATTAGGAGATATATTTCCAAGAAAGGCAAAACCCCTAAATTAATTAAgattattgataataataataatgaattaatacCGCCTCCAACTGATACCACATCAACTTTTCAAGTAACTGTCCAACAACAATttaacaatattaataatgaaacgAATTCAAATCCCCTGCAAAACGCTAATGATTTCTTTAAGGATATTTCAATTGACTCTTTAGAGTTGTTAAAGAGGAAAAGTGATACCAAACTGGATACAGATTCAACTTCTAATACCAATATAGACCctaataatggtaatattattaatattaataacaaCTCTAATCTAGTCAATAGTAACAACTCAATTTCCAATATGGATATAAATACTAATTCACAGGAAAGTATACCTACTAGCAAAACTTTCGAAGTTGGAAATGATGTAGAATCCTTGATTCAACTACATattgtttcatttaatcAGTTAATTTTCCATATGAGATATAACTTACCACTGAATTCAGTATCTGATCCAATTTATAACAAAGCTATGATATCAAATAGTAACCTCGATTCAACAAGTAATATATCACCCATTGATGTAGGGCttcatttaaatgaaatgcTACAGCGAAAactttataaaatattagaagatGCTTATGGAATATGTTTAACAATTGGCCATCACGTATATTCTCTACCTGATTCAACAGATAGATTATTAACTATTATTGCAAATTTTGTTCCAAATAGTAATTATATCCAATTTATGAAATTTGATAACAAAGCAATGGATGCAATTGTAAACAATTATAACCAACTTCAATGTAAAACGGTGCTGGGCTTACTTCCAATggataattcaaataatttaaaaatttcaattttaaagttattagagaaatataatatccaaaataaaattttatcgATTACAACTGATAAAgatcttttaaattctaatcTCATACGCCATCtgtcaaataatttaaaaaatattggcAGTACTCTATTTACAGTTAATTcaataacaaatattttggagaacatattattaccatttttagattatattaaaaatttaaatgatcaGAATAAAATGCTTTTCACTAAACTAAAGGACTTTATGACGTTTATTTACCGAACTGATTTTACATCAACCAAAGAGTTTCTAGACCCAACCtctaaaaaattagaacCTCATGAAATAATTACCCCATATAATCCAGTGCATTGGATCTCTGAATTTAGGATGATTTTAACCTTTAACAACCAatataagaatattaagccatatttaaaatctaaaatGAAAAACCAACAGAATGATACCCCAAACCCAGAAAATGTTTCATCTAAGACAtcaaataacaatactagtattattaatttacaatCTGAAGGTTTGAATGATCCCCAtcaattttctattaatgaACTCAATTTTATAAGAGATATTGCAAATAGTATTTCAGAATTAGTTACGGTCTATTCAATGGCAGAAAATGACTCTTTCAATTCAactatattttatttattttttgtgaAACGTGTCAAgaaatcatttgaaaaatctgaaaatataataaaacaatGTGATCAGTATTCCTatcatcaaattattattgcagAAGCTATATTAtcgaagaaaaattatttcaataatgttttaaatgaaattaaagattcaaTACACTTCTATATTTTGGATTTTTTGACGCCGTTTTcaaaattacaagaaatgAATACTTTATTTCCAggaagaaatattttgaataatagatatcataaaaataataatgattcaaaCATTAATCTTatagataaaaatgatattatcaagtatttaaaatattatatcgATATGGATTATAATGGTGGGTTAGGGAATGGCAATATCGATGAAACAAAAGTCCTTATAAATGAGATTGACACTAAATTAACAAAAAGATATAAGgagataaaattatatttagcTGAGGATCAACTACCAATACcatctaatattaatgaatatgCTAATACATACAGTAATTTTTGGATTACTAACAGGAGTAGATTCCCTATACTGTCAAAATTAGCCttatcattatctttttcaaaatcatctaccattgatattagaaaatttgcATTTCAATCCAATGATCTAATCAGAAACCATTTTACTTCCACAAGACCTATAGAATCTAATTCCttagatattttattagcgatgaaaaattattcttctttttttctatcaTTAATGATCCAACAGATACAATCAATGACCCAAATTATAtga
- the TBLA0B07225 gene encoding uncharacterized protein has protein sequence MLNMMHQIMHSQSKTDPSIVLPTPSFKSSFNNSLDSNLFHHDSPKFDRSTPTTANESSDNQFSSFSSIYPRTISKQNLTTTHNLYYISDKSEFEQWIRSFASHLRSQDLEFVFSKSKTDNLTPDIDCKKYIVNIFQTYVHVKAYPTWFQDDLNTGYHSVYNLSECA, from the coding sequence ATGCTAAATATGATGCATCAAATTATGCATTCTCAATCCAAAACCGATCCATCCATCGTTTTGCCTACTCCATCATTCAAAAGTTCCTTTAATAACTCTTTGGATTCAAACTTGTTTCACCATGATTCACCAAAGTTTGATAGATCAACTCCCACTACTGCAAATGAATCTTCAGACAATCAATTTAGTTCTTTCAGTTCCATTTACCCTAGAACTATCTCTAAACAAAATCTCACCACTACCCATAACCTGTACTATATCTCTGATAAGTCAGAGTTTGAGCAATGGATTCGCTCGTTTGCATCACATCTTAGATCACAAGACTTGGAATTTGTATTCTCCAAATCCAAAACAGATAATCTCACTCCAGATATCGACTGcaagaaatatattgttAACATATTTCAAACCTATGTCCATGTCAAAGCCTATCCGACTTGGTTTCAAGATGACTTAAACACTGGTTACCACTCAGTATACAATCTTAGCGAATGTGCCTAA
- the NSE4 gene encoding Smc5-Smc6 complex subunit NSE4 (similar to Saccharomyces cerevisiae NSE4 (YDL105W); ancestral locus Anc_2.342) codes for MSKRQREDSDNLQEDKKEYGIIKEYRDLENDQSTKKVQITRTGDIKIAIEDLNKIENLFSRAKNSKNNSIFAYDAKALVNISEMAQISIKNWKMDVTGGMVNVNNIINGSKKYMLKDYFNANGIQEVVEDDSRSRNNEDDNNEMNITNNNNPIQSNTLQKTVLRSSYLDQFNKYDNFFQFNWYKLGGLYNELSRGVDSSDHLMGPLSLEQKKIRVNAGPRKRDAAVGAAITAEKVTKETLNVKQEKTTPEYVQRSYKILKKKMGFESISLFKFIIDPESFSKSIENLFYTSFLIKENRLVLEEDEDGMPTIRIKEEILSNTQERAIEIQNRNKAPQNHIIFQMDMPTWRKLIEKYDIKSSFLRSSKKSHKNLST; via the coding sequence ATGTCAAAACGCCAAAGGGAAGATAGTGATAACCTTCAAGAGGATAAGAAAGAATATGGTattataaaagaatatagAGATTTAGAGAATGACCAATCAACAAAGAAGGTTCAGATAACCCGTACCggtgatattaaaattgctATTGAAGATCTAAACAAGATcgaaaatttattttcgaGAGCAAAAAATagcaaaaataatagtatctTTGCATATGATGCAAAGGCTTTAGTGAATATTAGTGAAATGGCACAAATtagtattaaaaattggaaaatggACGTTACTGGTGGAATGGTTAATGTGaacaatattataaatgGTAGCAAGAAATATATGTTGAAAGATTATTTTAACGCTAATGGTATTCAAGAAGTTGTTGAAGATGATTCAAGATCGagaaataatgaagatgataacaatgaaatgaatattactaataataataacccTATACAATCAAATACATTACAAAAAACTGTTCTTAGAAGTTCTTATTTAGACcaatttaacaaatatgacaacttttttcaatttaattgGTATAAATTAGGAGGGTTATACAATGAATTAAGCCGCGGTGTTGATTCATCTGACCATTTAATGGGGCCATTATCATtggaacaaaaaaaaattagagtTAACGCTGGCCCAAGGAAACGTGATGCTGCTGTAGGAGCCGCAATCACTGCAGAAAAAGTTACGAAAGAAACTTTAAATGttaaacaagaaaaaacCACGCCTGAATATGTTCAAAGAagttataaaattttaaagaaaaaaatgggATTTGAAAGTATTAGtctctttaaatttattattgatcCTGAgtcattttcaaaatcaattgaaaaccTATTTTACACAAGTTTCCTAATTAAGGAAAATAGATTGGTTCTTGAAGAGGATGAAGATGGTATGCCAACcattagaattaaagaagaaatactAAGTAATACACAGGAAAGGGCTATTGAAATCCAAAATAGAAACAAGGCTCCTCAAAACcatattatatttcaaatggATATGCCAACATGGCGTAagttaattgaaaaatatgacATAAAATCCAGCTTTTTACGTAGTTCTAAAAAATCTCACAAAAATTTGAGCacatga